The following proteins come from a genomic window of Populus alba chromosome 12, ASM523922v2, whole genome shotgun sequence:
- the LOC118033635 gene encoding uncharacterized protein has translation MPRSSRHKSSKHSPREYSDSEKDSSLKEKKAAKEESVSNNSSVRVSSEKRKLDLKENKESLNGEYVEEYSSSSSKRRKERAEESNDRWNGGKEERGEKKGKEKGGEEKLKSKRRDENVEKKSEGRHRESSRKEERERERVREKEKKGMEGRSEVEEYSREGKQITEKTANDQLRSPKSENRSDRRIRRKKDDSADGDKHHDDIGDANGKRLSSREDVKEEKPKDVKHKDDRYRDKYHEVMDRENRHGDDKQRDERGARDYVNNRSEEKHLRDEKDASEARKKSKPQDSDRDRDHDRERERDHDRNRDRDREQEHDRDRDRDCDQDHDWDWDRNRDQDRERDRDRDHGRNLDYDGSHIDDCSARYKDSRGRKRSPEDRDHYNDAKSKGTKAPYPDVEKKSLSSGRVESDDRGRSQSRQAHLDNNVGSNRRRTSPDTSSHGAVEEHRHFKAEDLKYRDAVTKQRAKAISSREAADFSATPERASKHRSSDKPIKMDDGHVGELSIERSSSSRASPRGLVDRSPSSSLEHRYANRTGVRRSLDIEESARRRSGSISARNLPSAEDRLGRDLPLEKPLADDSTPADSSFYNRTNQNSSSLIPPSIFRGGGGSPSFMGSLEEDSRGNTRYKRGGDPSLGRGQGNAWRGTPNWSSPMPNGYMPFQHGPAHGGFQAMMPHFPSPPLFSARPSMEINHSGIPYHMPDADRFSGHLRPLGWHNMMDGSGPSPMHGWDGNNGVFRDETHAFGQEWDQNRHQLNGQGWETGTDMWKAQNGDLNMDLSATSVKEDFPMQAPLENVLAGQAGHLLQNENIHQMVQAENVETKLAVASAKEPSKFMSKTTREKMPDPSRTQSSDDSFHFARAYLSKLDISTELASPELYSQCTSLLSMEQSANADEDIVMLVNLKDGARAVPKSSDSIFSLSLLPAVKDSVFQRAIEYYKKQRVGLSGLPIVNGGKIDAISTSKVKDEPIIDVHKAEELVLNQNEEMPDVPVLSLDQKKAEEVAIADTQEISEELVSDPSLKEHAHACNSSQELPDQALDQQDCVEKPVEIYSGNKIDEVPSEPVNSGVVGSLPDPDYAPEAATISPTEGLDDNSLQCAEEGQGSGDTMCGPLFFSDDSPKASGALMPGSNESESVILSRIHHSPESTR, from the exons ATGCCGAGAAGCTCTCGACACAAATCGAGCAAGCATAGCCCGAGAGAGTATTCAGATTCGGAGAAAGATTCGAGCTTGAAAGAGAAGAAGGCGGCAAAAGAGGAGAGTGTTAGTAATAATAGCAGTGTTAGGGTTTCGAGCGAGAAGAGGAAGTTAGATTTGAAGGAGAATAAGGAATCTTTAAATGGGGAATATGTAGAGGAATATTCTTCCTCTTCGTCAAAGAGGAGAAAAGAGAGAGCAGAGGAAAGTAATGATAGGTGGAATGGTGGAAAGGAGGAGAGGGGGGAGAAGAAGGGGAAGGAGAAAGGGGGAGAGGAGAAATTGAAGAGTAAGAGGAGGGATGAGAATGTGGAGAAGAAGAGTGAGGGAAGGCATAGGGAGAGTAGTAGAAAGGAGGAGAGGGAAAGGGAGAGGGTaagggagaaggagaagaaaggaaTGGAGGGTAGGAGTGAGGTTGAAGAGTATTCGCGTGAAGGAAAACAAATTACTGAAAAAACTG CAAATGATCAATTGCGAAGTCCTAAATCAGAGAACCGGTCTGATAGGCGAATTAGgagaaagaaagatgattcTGCTGATGGGGATAAGCATCATGATGATATTGGAGACGCCAATGGAAAGCGATTATCCTCAAGGGAAGATGTTAAGGAAGAAAAACCAAAGGATGTGAAGCACAAGGATGATCGATATAGAGACAAGTACCATGAGGTCATGGACAGGGAAAATAGGCATGGAGATGATAAACAGAGAGATGAGCGTGGTGCAAGAGATTATGTTAACAACAGGTCTGAAGAGAAGCACCTAAGGGATGAGAAGGATGCTTCAGAAGCTCGGAAGAAATCTAAGCCACAAGACAGTGATCGTGATCGTGATCATGACCGTGAAAGAGAGCGTGACCATGATCGTAATCGTGATAGGGATCGGgagcaagaacatgatcgaGACCGGGATCGTGATTGTGACCAAGATCATGATTGGGATTGGGATCGAAATCGGGACCAAGATAGGGAACGAGACCGTGACAGAGACCATGGCCGTAATCTTGACTATGATGGGTCACATATTGATGATTGTAGTGCCAGATACAAAGATAGCAGGGGAAGGAAAAGATCTCCTGAGGATCGTGATCACTATAATGATGCTAAATCCAAAGGTACAAAGGCACCTTATCCTGATGTGGAAAAGAAATCTTTGAGCAGTGGGAGAGTTGAGTCAGATGACAGGGGAAGATCTCAATCACGTCAAGCCCATCTAGACAATAATGTTGGTAGCAACAGGCGGAGGACTTCCCCGGACACCAGTTCACATGGAGCTGTTGAAGAGCACAG GCATTTCAAAGCAGAAGATTTGAAGTACAGGGATGCTGTGACCAAACAGAGGGCGAAAGCAATTTCTTCAAGAGAGGCTGCTGATTTTTCAGCAACACCAGAGAGAGCTTCCAAGCATAGGTCATCAGATAAACCTATTAAAATGGATGATGGCCATGTAGGTGAGTTGTCAATTGAGAGGTCTTCAAGTTCTAGAGCTTCACCCCGGGGCTTGGTTGACAGATCTCCTTCATCAAGCCTTGAGCACAGATACGCAAACAGAACTGGTGTCAGACGGAGTCTTGACATTGAAGAATCAGCGAGGAGGAGAAGTGGTTCCATCAGTGCTAGAAATTTGCCTTCTGCTGAAGACAGACTAGGTCGGGATTTACCGTTGGAGAAGCCTCTAGCAGATGATTCAACTCCAGCTGATTCATCCTTTTATAATAGAACTAATCAGAACAGTTCTTCTTTGATTCCTCCATCCATCTTCAGGGGTGGAGGTGGCAGCCCATCTTTTATGGGTTCACTAGAAGAAGATAGTAGAGGTAACACCCGCTACAAGAGAGGCGGTGATCCCAGTCTGGGAAGAGGCCAAGGAAATGCTTGGAGAGGCACCCCAAACTGGTCTTCGCCAATGCCAAATGGCTACATGCCTTTCCAACATGGACCAGCTCATGGAGGTTTTCAAGCAATGATGCCTCATTTTCCGTCTCCTCCGCTGTTCAGTGCCAGGCCTTCAATGGAAATTAATCACTCTGGGATTCCTTACCATATGCCTGATGCTGACAGGTTCTCTGGTCATTTGCGCCCACTTGGGTGGCATAATATGATGGATGGATCAGGACCTTCTCCCATGCATGGATGGGATGGAAATAATGGTGTGTTTAGGGATGAAACACATGCATTTGGGCAAGAATGGGATCAGAATAGGCATCAGTTGAATGGTCAGGGATGGGAAACTGGCACGGACATGTGGAAAGCACAAAATGGTGATTTGAATATGGACTTGTCAGCAACTTCTGTGAAGGAGGATTTTCCAATGCAGGCACCTCTGGAGAATGTTCTGGCTGGACAAGCAGGTCACCTGTTGCAAAATGAAAACATTCATCAGATGGTCCAAGCAGAAAATGTTGAAACAAAATTAGCTGTTGCTTCAGCAAAAGAACCTTCAAAATTTATGTCTAAAACTACCCGTGAGAAGATGCCTGATCCTTCTAGAACGCAAAGTAGTGATGACAGTTTTCATTTTGCCCGTGCTTATCTTTCTAAGCTGGACATTTCAACAGAACTTGCTAGTCCAGAGTTGTATAGCCAGTGTACAAGTTTGCTAAGCATGGAGCAGAGTGCAAATGCAGATGAAGATATTGTAATGCTTGTAAATTTAAAG GATGGTGCAAGAGCAGTACCGAAAAGTTCTGATTCCATTTTCAGTCTTTCACTTCTTCCTGCTGTAAAAGATTCTGTTTTTCAG AGAGCCATAGAATACTACAAGAAGCAGAGAGTAGGTTTGAGTGGCTTGCCAATTGTTAATGGTGGAAAAATAGATGCTATTTCAACGTCCAAAGTGAAGGATGAACCTATTATTGATGTGCACAAAGCAGAGGAGCTAGTTTTAAATCAGAATGAAGAAATGCCAGACGTTCCAGTGTTGAGTTTAGATCAGAAGAAAGCTGAAGAGGTTGCAATTGCTGATACCCAAGAGATATCGGAAGAGCTTGTTTCCGATCCTAGCCTGAAGGAACATGCTCATGCTTGCAATTCCTCTCAGGAATTGCCTGATCAAGCTCTCGATCAACAAGATTGTGTGGAAAAGCCCGTAGAAATTTATAGTGGTAATAAGATTGATGAGGTGCCATCTGAGCCAGTCAATTCAGGTGTGGTGGGAAGCCTCCCAGACCCTGATTATGCACCAGAAGCTGCTACCATTTCACCTACTGAAGGTTTAGATGATAATTCTTTGCAATGTGCTGAAGAAGGGCAGGGGTCTGGTGATACAATGTGtggtcctttatttttttcggaTGATTCTCCCAAGGCATCCGGGGCTTTGATGCCCGGGTCAAATGAGTCTGAGTCGGTAATTTTAAGTCGGATACATCATTCACCTGAAAGTACACGTTGA